From Pseudobdellovibrionaceae bacterium:
AGAATATAAATTTATTAAGTAATACTTTTTTATTTACAAACAAAAATTGCATTAAATACGCAATTCTGCAATACAGGCAGTCATAAAGGCCACAGCCAAAGCCACAGCCAAAGCACTTTTAACTAATGCTTTAATGCCCAATTTGGCAAGATGACTTTTTTCAATAGGCTTGCAATAGTGGTCATAGAAAATAATGGGCTTAGGCTAACTGGTTAAAATCAAACAGAAAAAATCATTTTTATAAGCATTTGACCCTTAAGGCATTTGGCTATAAATCTATAAGACAACAGTATAAGTAGCTTAAATAATTAAAAGAATAAAGAAAATATGCAAAACAACCTTTTTCAAAAAGTTTATATCTCTACCTATGGGTGTCAGATGAACGATAATGACACAGAAAGGATGTATTCTTTACTGGAGATGGCCGATTATGAACCTGTATCATCAGCCATAGAGGCCGACTTTGTAATTTTAAACTCGTGTAGTGTTCGCGAAAAACCCGTTCATAAAATTCGATCCGAGGTGGGGCTTTATAAAGATTATAAAAAGAAAAAACCGCATTTTAAAATTGGAGTGGCCGGTTGTGTAGCTCAACAAGAAAAGAAAAAATTATTTAAAATGATACCCAACTTAGATTTTGTAATTGGTCCCGATCAAGTGGATAATATTATAAATATATTAGAAGAGGTAAAAACGGCGAAAAGCAAAGTGCTTTCTACCTCTTTTGACAAAAATCCAGAATATCAAGTACAAAGTTTAATTCGTAATCCTAAGGTTTCCAGCTTTATTAACATTACTAAAGGTTGCAATAATTATTGCACCTTTTGTGTTGTGCCTTTTACTAGAGGGCGTGAAAAAAGTAGACCTTTAAAAGACTTAGTTACTGATGTAAAAAATTTAGTTAAAAGGGGAGTTAAAGAAATTAGTTTATTAGGACAAAATGTAAACTCTTACCAATCTAGTTGTGGAGCGGGGTTTTCTAAATTGTTACAAGTTATTGCAGAAGATACAGACATTAAGCGCATTCGCTACACCACCAGCCACCCTAAAGATTTTGACTACCAACTGGCTTGCATTATGCAAAAATACAGAAGCAAAATTTGTGACCATGTTCACTTGCCCGTGCAGTCGGGAAATTCTGATATTTTAAAACTCATGAACCGTGGTTATACTAGAGAAGAGTATATTGAAAAAGCCAATATGATTTTTGAAACCATACCAGGGGTTAGCTTTACCACCGACATTATTGTGGGCTTTCCCACAGAGGAAGAAAAGCACATACAAGACACTTATAGTTTGTTTCATGAGGTGGATTTTGACGCTGTATTTGCTTATAAATACAGCCCAAGGCCTTTTACAAAGGCTGCTATTTGGGAAGATCAAGTGTCTGAAATAGAAAAATCTACAAGATTAGCTAAGTTATTTGAAGTTCATAAATCTTTAGCTATAGATAGTTGTAAGAAATATGAGAATAAAATATTAGAAGTTTTAGTAGAAGGGGTGGACGAAAAAAACGCTATTTTTAGAGGGCGAGGTACACAAAATAAAATGATAAAATTTACTACTAATGAAGCAATAGCCAAAGGAGTAGAAAGTTTAGTATCTAAAATTGTAAAAGTAAAAGTTATTGAAGCCAGTCCTCAAAGTTTAAAAGGAGTATTAGTTAATGGATAATATAAATATAAAAAATGGTTTAACTTTTGATGATATATTTTTAATCCCTCAATACTCAGAAATTCTTCCTAAAGAAGTTTCTTTAAAAAGTTTTTTTGCAAAAGATTTATATTTGGCAAGCCCCATTTTATCTGCAGCTATGGATACGGTTACAGAAAATAAAATGGCTCAAGTGGTAGCTCAACAAGGTGGCGTTGGGGTTATTCATAAAAATATGTCTGTGGAGTCACAAACAGAAGAAGTAGATAAGGTTAAAAAACACGAAAGTGGAATGATATCTGACCCTATTACTTTAAGTCCAGATCATTTGTTATCGGATGCCGAAAAGCTAATGAGTCATTATTCTTTTAGTGGAATACCCATTGTAGTAGATGAAAAATTAAAAGGTATTTTAACCAATAGAGATTTACGCTTCGAAACCGATTTAACACAAAAAATTTCTACTTTAATGACTAAAGAAGATTTAATAACCACAAAAATAGGTACAACTTTAGAAGAAGCTAAAGTTATTTTACACAAGCACCGTATTGAAAAGTTACCAGTGGTAGACTCTCAAGGCCTTTTAAAAGGTTTAATCACTATTAAAGATATTGAAAAAGCAGAAAATTTTCCCAATGCAACAAAAGATAAAAAAGGAAGACTTTTTGTAGCCGCTGCCATTGGTAGTAATGATCATAATAGAGCCGAGGCTTTAGTAGCTGTTGGAGTAGATATGTTAGTGTTAGACTCCGCCCATGGACATTCTAAAAATATTATAGAAATGACTCAATTTATTAAAAAAAGTTTTCCAGATATTATTATTGTAGCGGGTAATGTGGTAACGGCAACAGCTACAGAACAATTAATGAAAGCCGGAGCGGATGTGGTAAAAGTGGGTATTGGTGCAGGAAGTATTTGCACCACACGGATTATTTCTGGAGTGGGAGTTCCTCAAGCTACAGCGGTTTATGAGTGTGCAAAAATAGCTAAAAAATTAGGAAAAAGTATTATCGCTGATGGAGGAATTAAATACTCGGGCGATTTAACCAAAGCATTAGCCTTAGGAGCAAACTCGATTATGGTTGGTAATTTATTATCAGGGACTGCAGAAAGCCCTGGTGAAATTATTTTATTTCAAGGAAGAAGTTATAAATTGTATCGCGGTATGGGTAGTTTAGGAGCTATGAAAAAAGGATTTAATGATAGGTATTTTCAAAAAGAAGTTAAAGAGATTAATAAGTTAGTACCAGAAGGAATAGAAGGACGAGTGCCGTATAAAGGAAAAGTTAGTGAAGTTTTGTATCAATTATTAGGTGGTGTTAGATCGGGCATGGGATATTTAGGAGCTAGCAGTATTGAAAATTTACAACAAAAAGCTAGTTTTATAAAAAGTAGTCCTGCTAGTATTAAAGAGTCTCATGTGCATAGTGTGAGTATTACAAAAGAAGCACCTAATTATAAAGGTAACTAAATTTGTAATGAAAAAAATATTAGTTTTAGATTTTGGTTCGCAATACAGTGCTTTAATTGTAAAAGCTTATAGAAAATTAAACATTTATGCCGAATTAATTCGTTACGATACTCCTTTAAAAGACATTGCCTCCCAAAATGTAAAAGGCATTGTTTTAAGTGGAGGTCCACTTTCGGTTTCTAAAAAAGATTCTCTTTATTGCGATGTTAAAGCTTTGCAAAAAATTGCTCCTGTTTTTGGTATTTGTTATGGAATGCAAATGATTGCTCATCAATGGGGAGCGGAATTAAGTTTTGAAACACACAGAGAATATGGAATAAACACTATTGAGTGGGCAGAGCCTTTAGTTTCTACTATTCCAAAAAAACACAAAGTGTGGATGTCTCACGGAGATTCTATTATCAAATTACCTTCCCAGTTAAAAGTTTTAGCTTATAGCAATAAAGGCACAGAAAAAGAAATTCCCGTAGTTATTAGTGCTAATAATTTATTAGCCGTACAATATCATCCAGAGGTTTTAAATACCGAATACGGAAATGATTTATTAAAATATTTTGCAGAAGATATCTGTAATATTGATCATGTTTGGACTCCTGATTCGAGAGAACAAGAAGTATTACATGCTATAAAAAATACTGTAGGTAAAAACGAAAAAGTTTTATGTGCTTTATCAGGAGGGGTAGATTCTAGTGTTTTAGGTTATGCTTTAAGTAAATCTTTATCTAAAGAACAAGTGTATTATTTTTTTGTAGATACAGGAATGTTAAGAAAAAACGAATTTACAGAAGTTTTAGAAATTTATAAAAAAATGGGATTAAATGTTCATGGAGTTAATTACTCTAACTTATTTATAAAAAAATTAAAAGGGGTTAGTGACCCTGAAAGAAAAAGAAAAATTATAGGACAAACTTTTATTAGCGTTTTTGAAAAAGAAGCTAGTCATTTTAAAAATATACAATATTTAGCTCAAGGCACTTTGTACTCTGATGTTATTGAAAGCTCTACAATATCTTCGGTTAGTGAAGTTATTAAATCGCATCATAATGTAGGAGGCTTGCCTGAAAATTTTAATTTTAAACTACTAGAGCCTTTTAATAAAATTTTTAAAGATGAAGTAAGACAATTAGGGGAAAATTTAAAAATAGATAAATCTATATTGTATCGTCATCCTTTTCCAGGGCCTGGGTTGGCTATTAGAATTATAGGAGAAGTTACTTTAAAAAAAATTGAAATCTTACAAAACTGTGATGAAATATTTATTAAAAGCTTAAAAGAGACAGGTTTGTACTCTAAAATTTGGCAAGCCTTTTGTGTTTTACTACCCATACAAAGTGTGGGAGTGCAAGGGGATAGCAGAACTTATAAATTTGTATTAGCTTTAAGAGCAGTTACCTCAGAAGATGGCATGACGGCTCGCTCGTACCATTTTGACCCAGAAGTTTTAGAAAGTATTTCGACAAAAATCACTAACGAAGTTCCAGAGGTTAGTCGAATAGTTTATGATATTAGTAACAAACCACCTTCAACTATCGAATGGGAATAAAAAAGGGAACGGAAATAAAAACGGAAATACAAAATGCCTTTTGTTCATTTACATGTTCATAGCGAAAGCTCTTTACTAGAATCCAGCACTAGAATTACTAAGCTTATCCAAAAAGCTAAAGAGTTTAATATGCCTGCGGTGGCTTTAACCGATTTAGGCAATATGTTTTCTTGTGTAGATTTTTACACTCAAGCTAAAGCAGCAGGGGTTAAGCCCATTATTGGTTTAGAAGTGTATGTGGCCCCTGGTAGTCATAAGGTAAAAGAGCGTAATGAAGAGGGTATTCCTAGTCGTCGTATTGTTTTATTAGCTAAAAATTATAAGGGCTATCAAAATTTATGTAGGTTAAGCTCGGCTTCTTATAGAGATGGCTTTTACTATACTCCTCGAGTGGATAAAGATTTGCTAAAAACTTATAGCGAAGATTTAATGGCTTTGTCGGGTTCGACTATGGGTTACATTTCATGGACTTTTCAAAGGTTTGGAGCCGAAAAAGCTTTAAAAGAAATTCAATTTTTTAAAGATATTTACAAAGGCAACTTTTACTTAGAAATTTCAAGATTGGGGTTATTCTCTAATGAAGAACAAAAATCTTTAGAAGAGTTTTTAATTAAAACTGGCAAAAAAGAAAATATAGATTTAGTAGCTACTAATGAATCGTATTATTTAGAACAAAAAGATGCCATTATACAAGATGTTTTAGTTTGTATTGGAAAAAACCAAAGTTTAAATGATCCCGAAAGGCATAAATTACCTAACCAAAATTTTTATTTTAAATCTCCTGAAGAAATGAAAGAGCTATTTAAAGATATTCCAGAAGCCTTAAATAATTCTTTAAAAATTGCAGAGAAGTGTAATTTTGCATTTTCTTTAAAAGATAAGCATGGAAATCCTATTTATCACCTACCTTCTTTTAAAACAAAAAATAATAAACCTTTAGATGAAGAATTAAAAAAATTAAGTACTCAGGGTTTAAAAAGTTTAATTGCTTTGCGCAGTAAAGAATTTCAAAAAACTTTTTATGAACCTAGAAAAAAAGAATACCAAGATCGTTTAAATTTAGAATTAAAAATTATTAATAGCATGGGGTTTAATGGCTATTTTTTAATTGTACAAGATTTTATTAGTTGGGCTAAATCTAAAAAAATTCCTGTTGGTCCAGGAAGAGGGTCTGGAGCGGGGTCTTTAGTGGCCTACAGTTGCGGCATTACCACTGTAGACCCCATAGAGCATACTTTAATTTTTGAAAGATTTTTAAATCCAGAGCGTATTTCTATGCCTGATTTTGATATTGATTTTTGTCAAGAGCATAGATCAGAAGTTATTAATTATGTAACTAATCGTTACGGAGAAAAAAGCGTTTCACAAATTATTACTTTTGGAAAGCTACAAGCTAGAGCGGCTATTCGTGATGTGGGAAGGGTTTTAGGTTTGGAGTATTCGGAGGTGGATGTCATTGCAAAAATGATTCCTGATCGATTGGGTATTTCTTTGCCAGAAGCTATCGTTGAAGAACCTAAAATGCAAGAAGCCATGGAGGCTGATGCTAGAATTAAAAATTTATTAAGTTTAGCTCAAGAATGCGAAGGTTTAACTCGTCATGCCAGTATCCATGCAGCAGGAGTTATTATTGCCGATGGTGAAATTAGCTCTAAAGCCCCCTTGTATAGGGGAGTGGAAGACGAAAATGTTGTTCAGTATGAAATGAAGAGTGCAGAAAAAATTGGGCTAATTAAATTTGATTTTTTGGGTTTAAAAACTTTAACTCATTTAAGAAGAACAGTAGATTTAATTAAGCTTAATAAAAATATAGATATTAATGTATCAGAAATAGATATACATGATGTTAAAATTTATAAACTTTTATCTTCTGGAAAAACAGATGGAGTATTTCAATTTTCCAGCTCTGTTATGACCGATTTTTTAATAAAACTACAACCTCATTGTTTTGATGACTTGGTATTAACCACTTCGATTAATCGGCCAGGACCTATGGAAATGGTGCCAGAGTATTTAAAAAGGCGACGAGGCGAAAGTAAAATTAAATACGAATTTAAAGAATTAGAAGAAATTTTAAAACCCAGTTTAGGTATTGCTATTTATCAAGAGCAGGTAATGCAAATTTCTTCTTTAATTGCTAGTTATTCTATGGGTGAAGCCGATATGTTACGGCGAGCTATGGGTAAAAAAATTGAATCAGAAATGTTAGTGCAAAAAAATAGATTTATCAATGGAGCTCGAAAAAACAAGTATGATCAAAAAAAAGCAGAAAAGTTATTTGATTCTTTAGCAGAGTTTGCAAAATATGGTTTTAATAAATCTCATGCTGTGGTTTATAGTGTTATATCAGCACAAACGGCTTTTTTAAAAGCCTACTATCCTGTAGAATTTTATGCAGCCTTACTGAGTACAGAAATGGGGGATACCGATAAAGTTTCTATAACTGTGGGTTACATTAAAAGAGAAAATATAGAAATAGAACTTCCTCATATTAATACTTCTGATTGGGAGTTTACCGTTAAGGGCAAAGAAATTATTTATGCATTAGGAGCTTTAAAAGGTGTGGGGCAAGCTGCTGTAGACTCTATTATTTCTGCTCGAGAGAAAAAAGAAAATAAAATCTTTAAAGATTTAGAAGATTTTTTTGATAGTGTGGATTTAAGAAAAGTAAATAAAAAAACGATAGAAAGTTTAATTAGTGCAGGAGCTTTAAACAATTTTGGATTTAACAAAGCCACTTTATTAAAACATTTTTCTAAATTTACAGAAAGAGCCTCTTTTAAACAACAAGAAGAAGAAGTAGGGCAATTTAGTTTATTTGGATTAGATGCAGAAGAAAAAGAAAAAGATAAAATTATTTTACCAGAAGAAAAAGATTGGAGTAAAAGTAAAATGTTACTTCAAGAAAAAATAGCTTTTGGTTTTTATTTAAGTGATTCTCCCATTAGTAGTGTTCAAGATCTTTCCTTAAAATTATTTGGACAATCTTTAAAAGATTTATCTAATGCTTCTGATAGCAAAGAGCTTGTAGCTGGCAAACAAAACAGTGTGTATGGCAAACAAGACAATATGTATGGTAAAAAGTCAGATGAAAAGCTATTTAGAGCCTTTGTATTACTATCTTCTTGTCGAGAATTGATTACTAAAAAAGGTACAAAAATGGCTTTTTCACAAGTGGAAGATTCTTTCGCCTCTTCTGAATTAATTATTTTCCCTAATGAATACAAAGAAGTTTTTGAAAGTTTAGTGGTTGATCAAGTAATGTATTTAGAAGCTAATATTCAAGTTAAAGAAGAAACAGTAAAACTAATTGCTAAAAAAATTAAATCTTTAGATGATTACTTAAAAACTGTAAAAACGGTATATTTGGATTTAAATCAAGAGGCTCTTCCACAAGGAGTTTTAATTAATGAAGCCATTAAACAGTTAAAAGCGTATTTGGAAGAAAATGCCAATAAAACTAAGTCTAGTACAGAAGAAAATGCTTTTGTTACGGTAGAAAACACTACACCCAAGTGTAAATTTAAAATTCGTATGATTGTAGATGTTAATAACCAAAAACTATTAGTAGAAACCAAAGAAGATTTTTCTGTGCATTTGGATAAAGAGTTTATAGATATGATAGCAGGAAGTTTTAAAAGCGTTCAGGGTTTAAATTTTGTGTTTTAAGCTGTCCAATTAACCCAATTAACTAACAAGCGAATTAACCAAAAATTACTTTTTTAACCCTAGCTAAAGTGGCTTTAGACAAAACTCTTGCCTTATCTTTACCCTCTAATAAAATTTTATCCAGTTGCTTGGTATCACTCATATACTGATTATAAAGCTCACGCTTACTAGCTAAGGTTTTATTTACTAATTGAAATAATTCTTCTTTAGCCTCTCCCCAAGAAATGCCTTTTTTATAGCTTTGTACTAATTTATCTATATGCAAAGAGGAGTTAAAATTAGAGTCTTCTTCCTCAAAATGCGTTGCAAATAATTTATACCAATCCATAATTAAAGATTTGTTAGGGTCTTTGGGATCATTTACTCCCACAGAATCGGTTTGAATTTTCATAATTAATTTTCGTAACTTTTTTTCTTCAATAAATAAAGGAATGTAATTATCATAAGACTTACTCATTTTTTGCCCATCTAAACCTGTAATAGAAGTTTCTAAAAGATTAGTCTTAGCCAATCCTGTAATTTTTTTAAGTTCTTCTTTATCTAAAGCTTTAGGCAAGGTTAGTAACTGGTTATTTTTATAATGATGATTTATTTTACCAGCAATATCTCGACACATTTCTAAATGTTGTAGTTGATCTTGCCCTA
This genomic window contains:
- the miaB gene encoding tRNA (N6-isopentenyl adenosine(37)-C2)-methylthiotransferase MiaB, whose protein sequence is MQNNLFQKVYISTYGCQMNDNDTERMYSLLEMADYEPVSSAIEADFVILNSCSVREKPVHKIRSEVGLYKDYKKKKPHFKIGVAGCVAQQEKKKLFKMIPNLDFVIGPDQVDNIINILEEVKTAKSKVLSTSFDKNPEYQVQSLIRNPKVSSFINITKGCNNYCTFCVVPFTRGREKSRPLKDLVTDVKNLVKRGVKEISLLGQNVNSYQSSCGAGFSKLLQVIAEDTDIKRIRYTTSHPKDFDYQLACIMQKYRSKICDHVHLPVQSGNSDILKLMNRGYTREEYIEKANMIFETIPGVSFTTDIIVGFPTEEEKHIQDTYSLFHEVDFDAVFAYKYSPRPFTKAAIWEDQVSEIEKSTRLAKLFEVHKSLAIDSCKKYENKILEVLVEGVDEKNAIFRGRGTQNKMIKFTTNEAIAKGVESLVSKIVKVKVIEASPQSLKGVLVNG
- the guaB gene encoding IMP dehydrogenase, whose protein sequence is MDNINIKNGLTFDDIFLIPQYSEILPKEVSLKSFFAKDLYLASPILSAAMDTVTENKMAQVVAQQGGVGVIHKNMSVESQTEEVDKVKKHESGMISDPITLSPDHLLSDAEKLMSHYSFSGIPIVVDEKLKGILTNRDLRFETDLTQKISTLMTKEDLITTKIGTTLEEAKVILHKHRIEKLPVVDSQGLLKGLITIKDIEKAENFPNATKDKKGRLFVAAAIGSNDHNRAEALVAVGVDMLVLDSAHGHSKNIIEMTQFIKKSFPDIIIVAGNVVTATATEQLMKAGADVVKVGIGAGSICTTRIISGVGVPQATAVYECAKIAKKLGKSIIADGGIKYSGDLTKALALGANSIMVGNLLSGTAESPGEIILFQGRSYKLYRGMGSLGAMKKGFNDRYFQKEVKEINKLVPEGIEGRVPYKGKVSEVLYQLLGGVRSGMGYLGASSIENLQQKASFIKSSPASIKESHVHSVSITKEAPNYKGN
- the guaA gene encoding glutamine-hydrolyzing GMP synthase, with protein sequence MKKILVLDFGSQYSALIVKAYRKLNIYAELIRYDTPLKDIASQNVKGIVLSGGPLSVSKKDSLYCDVKALQKIAPVFGICYGMQMIAHQWGAELSFETHREYGINTIEWAEPLVSTIPKKHKVWMSHGDSIIKLPSQLKVLAYSNKGTEKEIPVVISANNLLAVQYHPEVLNTEYGNDLLKYFAEDICNIDHVWTPDSREQEVLHAIKNTVGKNEKVLCALSGGVDSSVLGYALSKSLSKEQVYYFFVDTGMLRKNEFTEVLEIYKKMGLNVHGVNYSNLFIKKLKGVSDPERKRKIIGQTFISVFEKEASHFKNIQYLAQGTLYSDVIESSTISSVSEVIKSHHNVGGLPENFNFKLLEPFNKIFKDEVRQLGENLKIDKSILYRHPFPGPGLAIRIIGEVTLKKIEILQNCDEIFIKSLKETGLYSKIWQAFCVLLPIQSVGVQGDSRTYKFVLALRAVTSEDGMTARSYHFDPEVLESISTKITNEVPEVSRIVYDISNKPPSTIEWE
- the dnaE gene encoding DNA polymerase III subunit alpha; the encoded protein is MPFVHLHVHSESSLLESSTRITKLIQKAKEFNMPAVALTDLGNMFSCVDFYTQAKAAGVKPIIGLEVYVAPGSHKVKERNEEGIPSRRIVLLAKNYKGYQNLCRLSSASYRDGFYYTPRVDKDLLKTYSEDLMALSGSTMGYISWTFQRFGAEKALKEIQFFKDIYKGNFYLEISRLGLFSNEEQKSLEEFLIKTGKKENIDLVATNESYYLEQKDAIIQDVLVCIGKNQSLNDPERHKLPNQNFYFKSPEEMKELFKDIPEALNNSLKIAEKCNFAFSLKDKHGNPIYHLPSFKTKNNKPLDEELKKLSTQGLKSLIALRSKEFQKTFYEPRKKEYQDRLNLELKIINSMGFNGYFLIVQDFISWAKSKKIPVGPGRGSGAGSLVAYSCGITTVDPIEHTLIFERFLNPERISMPDFDIDFCQEHRSEVINYVTNRYGEKSVSQIITFGKLQARAAIRDVGRVLGLEYSEVDVIAKMIPDRLGISLPEAIVEEPKMQEAMEADARIKNLLSLAQECEGLTRHASIHAAGVIIADGEISSKAPLYRGVEDENVVQYEMKSAEKIGLIKFDFLGLKTLTHLRRTVDLIKLNKNIDINVSEIDIHDVKIYKLLSSGKTDGVFQFSSSVMTDFLIKLQPHCFDDLVLTTSINRPGPMEMVPEYLKRRRGESKIKYEFKELEEILKPSLGIAIYQEQVMQISSLIASYSMGEADMLRRAMGKKIESEMLVQKNRFINGARKNKYDQKKAEKLFDSLAEFAKYGFNKSHAVVYSVISAQTAFLKAYYPVEFYAALLSTEMGDTDKVSITVGYIKRENIEIELPHINTSDWEFTVKGKEIIYALGALKGVGQAAVDSIISAREKKENKIFKDLEDFFDSVDLRKVNKKTIESLISAGALNNFGFNKATLLKHFSKFTERASFKQQEEEVGQFSLFGLDAEEKEKDKIILPEEKDWSKSKMLLQEKIAFGFYLSDSPISSVQDLSLKLFGQSLKDLSNASDSKELVAGKQNSVYGKQDNMYGKKSDEKLFRAFVLLSSCRELITKKGTKMAFSQVEDSFASSELIIFPNEYKEVFESLVVDQVMYLEANIQVKEETVKLIAKKIKSLDDYLKTVKTVYLDLNQEALPQGVLINEAIKQLKAYLEENANKTKSSTEENAFVTVENTTPKCKFKIRMIVDVNNQKLLVETKEDFSVHLDKEFIDMIAGSFKSVQGLNFVF
- the trpS gene encoding tryptophan--tRNA ligase; this translates as MKTEDYLQQRILTGIKPTGVPHFGNYFGAIKPALKYAKYFKESLFFIADYHSLINQPKSLDLQSNIYKVTATWLACGLNPKNSILFRQSDIPEILELSWILACFSPKGMLNRAHAYKAFLDKNTQENKKDLDIGINMGLYSYPVLMSSDILSFDSHIVPVGQDQLQHLEMCRDIAGKINHHYKNNQLLTLPKALDKEELKKITGLAKTNLLETSITGLDGQKMSKSYDNYIPLFIEEKKLRKLIMKIQTDSVGVNDPKDPNKSLIMDWYKLFATHFEEEDSNFNSSLHIDKLVQSYKKGISWGEAKEELFQLVNKTLASKRELYNQYMSDTKQLDKILLEGKDKARVLSKATLARVKKVIFG